GAATCTATAAAAATGGAAAAAGAACGGCAACTGCCGTTCTTTTTCCATTAGATAAAAATAAAACCCTAAGGCTGTCCACCACCTCCGCCTTGTGGAAGATTCGTTCCTGGTCTCAAAGTGAGATCAATCAACCTATTTTTCCCGTACCCCGTTATTTCATAATATACTCCATTAAAATCTGTAGCTTGAGCTTGATTTGCATCCTCAGGTTCATAACCAACCATGCCAGGGCTACCAGCTTGTGCTCCTACTGAAATACATGCGTTAAGACCATCATCCTCTAACGTCGCTCCTGTATAAGGATTTTTGTAATTTAAGGGTAATTCATCCTCAATATCGTCAGTATTCGCGGTTCCAGGATAATTTCCATCATGATCTACAGCTAATGCTTCAACAGCTACTTGCAAAGTATGCATATTCGACTTTACAGAAGCTTCTCTAGATCTATCTACAACCCTTACAAAGTTCGGGATGGCTATAGCTGCAAGAATACCAATGATGACAACCACAACCATTAACTCAATCAAGGTAAAACCACGCTTCTTCATATAAAACCTCCTTTTTAAGTTAAACATTTCCCATTATTTATATTTTAACATTCAAAAAACGTTCCAAAATTTAAGTTCTTATTCTTCAAGAACTTGTATTTATTACCTCTTGCAAACCGCAAAAATTTTTGCAAAATAAGTAAAATAATTTTTACGAATTCGTAAATTCATTTCACAAGTCCTTCCGAGAGAATAAGTGGAAGGGGGGCAGCATTTCTTCCCAATCCTCTAATTTTGTAATGCTCATATGGTTCAGAAGTCTCGTATTCGACAACTCCCTCAATATCTTCTTCCCTTCCATCTTGAACGGCTGGTGCAGAATGATTAAATGGGTTTTTCATATAATCAGGAAAATTATTTATTATAGAGTCTACAGTTGGGGGATATACACTAGAATGACCAATAGCATAAAACTCTACCTCAAGTTGAGTTATATGCATATTTGATTCAACCTCTGCTTCTTTAGCTCGATTTAAAACTCTCACAAAATTAGGAACAGCAATTGCAACAAGAATTCCAATTATCACAATTACAATCATAAGTTCAATTAAGGTAAATCCTATTTTTCTCATATTTAAAAATTATAAAAAAATTAAAAAAGTCAACCCTAAAAACTCTAAATTCAACAAAAATAATTATATGAGACTTGACAAACTTCTTCATTTTATAATCTTGTTTAAGGAGAAAAATGAAGAAAAAAGTCTTATTATTGATTTTACTATGTTTTCTTACTCTATTCCCAACTTCTTTTATACCCAAACTATTCCCTTTTTGGAAAACTGAATTTTACTGGCTTTTTAAAAAAGAGTTTTTTCATATAGCGATTCGATTCTTATTCTATGGAATTTTAGGTTGGCTAATCTCTTCTATCTTATGTGAAAAGAAATTGCGATTTCTTCCATTTTTGATTATTTTGGGCATAGCAACTTCCCAAGAGTTAATTCAAATGTTAGCTGGGGAAGGTCCATTAGATTTGAAAGATTACTTTGATCTCCTTATAGATTTCTCGAGCGGAGGAATTGGAATAATTTTATTTTTTTTAAGAAAAGCTTGACAGAGAAAAAATAAAAATTATCTTTCTAAAATGAAGAAAAACAAAGAAAAGTCTTTTAAAGATCAACTTTCGATTCCTACTAAATTAACTTATGGTCTTGGAACCGCCTTAGATATGTGGGGTTTTTGGCTTTATCCTGGTGTTGCATTTGCAGTATTCAACATTTATCTTGGCGTAGAACCTTGGCTTATTGGATTAGCTTTGACTCTTATAAGGATATACGATGCAATTTTGGATCCTGTAATTGGTTGGTTATCAGATAATCTTCGTTCTCCTCTTGGAAGAAGACGCCCTTTTATTTTAATTGCTGGAATCCTAAGCGGAATAGGGCTACCTCTTCTTTTTGCTGTTTCTCCAAACTGGGCAGAGATTAAATTCTTAGGAGCATCAGCAGTTTTCTGGTATATGGCTTTCTCCTCGTTAATTTATATTCCAATTATAAGTGCTTTTTCTGTTCCCTATAACAGCTTAGGAGCAGAATTAACACCCGATTACGAAGAACGGACGAATGTTATGACATATAGAAGTGCAATGCAAAAAATATTTGAGGTTGGAAACTTTTACGCTCTTAGGTTTACAAATTTAGCTTGGTTTTTGCTTCCTACAGGAGGAAAAAATACTCTCAAGGGTATTCAAGTTTATACCTCAATTCTCGGAACTCTAATGGCGATATTTGCCATAACAATTTTTTTTAAGGTGAAGGAACGTTATTATGATAAGGTTGTTATAAAAATAAAAGACCGCATTTCAATAAAAAGCTCTTTTTACGAAACACTGAAAGTCCAACCATTTAGGATGCTGATGAGTTTTGGAGGGGCTTTCACTCTCGGAACAAGTATGGTGGGGTCCTTAGGTTATTACACGACTATCTACTACGTATGTAAAGGAAACACAATTCTTGGAGACAATTGGAATTTTTGGATGGGAGTTGCTTTTATGATTGGAGGATTTTTAGGAGCACCTATATTAAACAGAATTGCTCATAAAATAGGAAAAAGAAACGCCGTTGTTATTGCTGCAATTATTGGTATTATTGGATATGGAGGTTCCTGGTATCTCTATACCCCTCTTGTGCCCTGGTTACAAACAATTGCCTCTGGAACAATGGGAATGGCTGCTTCAGCTTTATGGATGTTACACGGATCAATTGGAGCAGATATTATAGATTACGACGAACTCCTTACAGGAAAGCGCAGAGAAGGCTCTTTTACCTCTTGTGGTTCATATATTCTTAAATTGGGTAACTCCTTAGGATATTTCATTTCCGGTTTAATCCTAAATTTAGCAGGCTTTGATGCTTCTCAAAGGCTACAAGCTCCAGAAACCATCTTATGGATAAGAAGAATGCTTGCTGGAATTCCAGTAATTGGTTTATTATTTGTGATCTTTTTTGTCTTAAGGATAACACTCACAAAAGAAAAATGTGAAGAGATTAGAAAACTTCTTGAAAAACGAAGAGGAAAAGTTTAAAAAACCTTGACTCCTTCAAACAATTTAATAAAATTTAATAATGAAATTAAATAAACTTAAAGGTATAATTTTTCTTTTATTTATTTCATTTTGCTCAAAAGCAAATTTAGAGTCTAATTTTTCCATATTTTTAGAAAAAGAAGGGAAAATATTTCCTCTTTCTTCCTCTAAGAAAACTACTCCTTTACTAATAAGTTCTTCTGATTACCCAGGTGTAATTAAAATAGCAAAAATTTTTCAAGAAGATATTGAAAGAGTAACTAATAGAAAGCCTCTCCTTTTTGTCGACACTATACCAAAGGCAAGAGAACTCATTATAATTGGAACGGTTGGAAAAAACAAATTTATTGATAATCTAATAAAAGAGAAAAAAATTGATATTAGTGGAATTAAAGGTAAATGGGAAGCATTCTTAATTCAGGTTTTAGAAAATCCTTTCCCTAAAATAGAAAAGGCTCTCTTTATAATAGGAAGTGATAAACGTGGAACAATATATGGGATGTTTGAAATTTCTTCTAAAATAGGTGTTTCTCCTTGGTATTGGTGGGCTGATGTTCCTCCTAAAAAGAAGGAAAATCTTTTTATTTCAGTAAATAGATACATTTCAGGTGAGCCAAAGGTAAAATATAGAGGTATCTTCATCAACGATGAAGAACCAGCTCTCGGAGAGTGGGTTAGAGAAAATTTTGGAGGGTTTAATTCTAAATTTTACGAAAAGGTTTTTGAGCTAATATTAAGATTAAAAGGAAATTTCCTTTGGCCTGCTATGTGGGGTAAAGCTTTCTATGTTGATGATACCTTAAATCCAAAATTAGCAAATGAATACGGAGTCGTAATAGGAACTTCCCATCACGAACCTATGATGAGAGCTCATGATGAGTGGAGACGCTTCGGTTCTGGAAGATGGGATTATAGATTAAATGAAGAAAAATTAAAAGAATTCTGGGAAGAAGGGATAAAAAGGATGAATGGATATGAAAGCCTTATTACGATAGGAATGAGAGGAGATGGAGATGAACCTATGAGTGAAGAAACTGAGATTGCCTTACTTGAAAAAATTATAAAAGACCAAAGAGAAATAATTCAAAAGGTATTAGGAAAGCCAGCTTATAAGGTTCCTCAAGTTTGGGCTCTATATAAAGAAGTCCAAGATTATTATGATAAAGGGATGAAAGTTCCTCCAGACGTTACATTACTTTTGTGTGACGACAACTGGGGCAATGTTCGAAGACTACCAAAATTAGATAAATCTTTCCACGCTGGCGGTTATGGCATGTATTACCACTTTGACTTTGTTGGAGGTCCAAGAAGTTACAAATGGATAAATACAAATTTAATTCCAAGAATTTGGGAACAGATGCATCTTTGCTACGAATATGGGGTAAGAAAGATCTGGATTGTAAATGTTGGGGACATAAAACAAATGGAACTTCCCACTCAATTCTTCTTAGACTATGCATGGAATCCTGAAGCCTTGACCATTGATAAATTACCAGAATATACAAAACTTTGGGTCAAGCAACAATTTGGAGAGGCATTCGCTGAAGAAATAGCTGAAATTCTCACAAAATACACAAAGTATAATTCCAGAAGAAAACCGGAATTACTTGATTCTACCACTTACAGTCTTATCCACTTTAAAGAAGCCGAAAGAATCGTAGAGGAATATAATAAAATGAGAGATAAAGCCTTAAGAATTTACGAAAATTTACAGGAAGAATATAAAGATGCCTATTACCAGTTGGTCCTTTTCCCAACCATAGCTTCTGCAAATTTAAACGAAATGTATGTTACGTTAGGGAAAAATTATCTATATGCAAAGCAAGGACGTGCAAGCACAAATGATCTCGCAGATAAAGTAAAAGAGTTATTTAGAAAAGACACTGAGTTAACCGAATACTATCATAAAAAAATAGCAAATGGAAAATGGAATCACATAATAGGGCAACCACATATTGGTTATTCCTCTTGGAAAGATCCGGAAAAAAATATTATGCCAAAAATAAAGGTAATAAAACTTCCTAATACTGCGGAAATGGGTGTTGCAATCGAAGGAAGTGATAATTGGTGGCCAGAAGAAAAAAGTGAAGCAATATTGCCAGAATTTGACTGCTATAATCAACAGAAATATTATATAGAAATATTTAACCGTGGGAAGATCCCTTTTGATTATAAAATAATATGTAAAGAACCGTGGGTAATCATATCAGAGAAAAAAGGCAAAATTGAAAAGGAAAAACGCATATGGATTGAAATAGATTGGGAAAGAACACCAAAAGGAAATCACATAATACCAATTAATATAAAAGCTCTAAAAAAAGAAGTAAAAGTAAAGGCAATTGTAAAGAATCCAGAATCTCCAAAAATAGAAGAAATAGAAGGCTTTATAGAAAGTAATGGATATGTATCAATAGAAGCAGAACATTATACGGGAGCTATTGAAAAAGATAATATAAAATGGATAGTCATCCCTGATTTAAGTAGAACTCTATCTGGAGTTACACCTTTCCCTGTCACAGCTGAAAGGCAAATTTTAGGAGAAGATAGCCCTAAATTAGAATATAAAATGTTTCTTTTTAATAAGGGCGAAGTGAAAGTAAAGGTTTATTTCTCCCCCACTCAGAATTTTCATAATACAGAAGGATTACATTATGGAATTTCTTTCGACGATGAATCCCCACAAATAATAAATGTTCATAAAAATGATACAATTCCTGATTGGAAATATCCACCAACATGGAATGAAGCTGTATCAAATAATATAAAAATTTCAACTTCTCAACATTATATTGAACACCCTGGATACCACACCTTGAATTTTTGGATGGTTGATCCAGGTCTTGTTCTTCAAAAAATAGTGGTGGAAACAAAAGAAATCCCACCTACTTACTTAGGACCCCCTGAAAGTTTTTATAGAATAAAAAAAGGAAGCTCTACCGGAAAGTAGAGCCTCCTTAATTTTTCAACTTAAATAGAATTTAATCAAAGAGATAACTATTAAGAATTATCTCAAGAAGCTCCTGTCTTCCAGATTGAACCTTTGGCTCTCCTTTAGAAAGGATGTATCTTTCTAGGGATTCAAAATCCTCTTTCCCTTCAACAATTGACTTTCCAATCCCTGTGGAATAACTTGAATATCTTTCTTTAATAAAATTATCAATCTCTCCACCTTTAATTAACTTATCTGCTACCTTATAAGCTTTAGCAAAAGAGTCCATTCCTGAAATGTGCGCATATATAAGATCTTCTACTTCAAAAGAACCCCTTCTTACCTTTGCATCAAAGTTTAGACCTCCTCTTCCAAGCCCACCATTTTTAATCACTTCATACATAGCTAAAGTTGTCCAATAAACATTTGTTGGGAAATGATCAGTATCCCATCCTAAAAGTAGTTCTCCCTGATTTGCATCAATACTTCCCAAAACTCCATTAATTCGAGCCATCCTCAACTCGTGATGAAATGTATGCCTTGCCAAAGTTGCATGATTAGCCTCTATATTTATTTTAAATTTATCAAATAAATCATAACTCCTTAAAAACCCTATGACCGTAGCAACATCAAAATCATATTGATGTGAAGTAGGTTCGTGAGGTTTTGGCTCTATTAAAAATTGTCCATCAAAACCAATCTTTTCTGCATAATCACAAGCAAGGTGAAGGAAACGAGCAAGGTTGTCTAACTCAAGCTTCATATCTGTATTTAGTAAGGTTTCATATCCTTCCCTACCTCCCCAAAATACATAATTTTCGGCATTTAGTTCTTTCGCAATCTCAAGAGCTTTTTTAACCTGAGCTGCAGCATAAGCAAAAACATCCGCATATGGAGAAGTGGCTGCTCCATGCATATACCTTGGGTTGGAGAAAAGATTTGCGGTCACCCATAGAACTCTTGTTTCACTTGTTTTTAAATGTTCCTTTATATGGTTTACAATTATATCAAGATTCTTGTTTGTTTCTGCAAGAGTTTCTCCTTCTGGAGCGATATCTCTATCATGGAAGCAGAAAAATGGAACTCCAAGAATTTCGAAAAGTTCAAAAGCCGCATCCACTCTCGCTTTAGCTCTATCAATTTCATCTGAAAACTTCTCCCAAGGCCTCTCAATTGTTCCATTCCCAAAAGGATCAGTTCCTGTCCCTCTAAACGAATGCCAATAAGCAACTGAAAATCTAAGATGATCCTTCATTTTCTTCCCGTTAATGACTTCATCTGGATTATAAAACTTAAAAGCTAAAGGATCCTTAGAGGTTTTCCCTTCAAATTTTACCTTTTTTATACCACTTAAATATTTCCCCATATTCTTCTCCTTTCTTTTGTTTAACCCATCACAGCAGAACGGACAATTTCTTCTTCTCGGGCTTCGCCCTTCAAAAATTCCTTTTTTATTTTCCCTTCTGCCATTACAATAATTCTATCACTTATTTTTATTACTTCTGGTAATTCAGAAGATACAACAATTACCCCTAACCCTTCTCCAGCAAGTTGATAAATTAAAAAATGTATCTCTCCTTTTGCCCCTATATCAATCCCCTTAGTGGGTTCATCTAATATAATCAATTTTGGCTTTGACGCAAGTCCCTTAGCAAAAATAACTTTCTGTTGATTTCCTCCAGATAAACCTTTTACAATAGAAAACGGATTTGGAGGATTTATTTTTAATCTATTTATGTAATACCTAACTATAGCATTTTCCTTCTTTTCTCTAATAATCTTCTGTTTAAAAATTTCTCTTAGAACCAAAAGAGTTATATTCTCTTTAATATTCATTAGGGGTATAAAACCTTCTTTTTGTCTATCCTCAGGAATGAGAATAATCCCTTTTTTTATGGCATCTTTTGGTGAATTTATTTGAACTTTCTTTCCTTCTACATAAATCTCGCCTTCATCTAACTTATCTAATCCAAATATAGCCCTCATTGTCTCTGTCCTTCCTGCTCCCACAAGACCATAAAAACCAAGAATTTCACCCTCTTTTACCTCAAAACTAATTCTATCTAATACACCCTCCTTAGTAAGATCCTTTACTTTTAAGATTTCTTTCCCAAACTCTCGCTTTTTTTCAGGAAATTCTTCTAATTCTCTTCCAACCATCATCTTTGTTATCTTCTTCGGTGTGGCTTCTTTAATCTTTAAAACTCCAATCATTTTCCCGTCTCTTAAAACTGCAACTCGATCTGCAATTTTGAAAACCTCTTCTATTTTATGGGTCACAAAAATAAAAGAAACCCCTTCTTTTTTAAGTTTATTTACAATTCTAAACAAATTTTCAATTTCATTTTCCGTAAGAGAAGCTGTCGGCTCATCCATTATTATAAGCTTCGCTTGAAAAGAAAGAGCTTTCGCGATTTCAAGCATTTGTCTTTGAGCAACAGTTAATTTGCTCACCGGTAGATCAATAGATATTTTTACCCCAAGCTTATTAAGATAAAAATTAGACAACTTTCTCATTTCTTCTTTATCAACCACTCCCCAAAAACCCATTTTTCGTAATTCTCTTCCCAAAAACATATTCTCATAAACCGAAAGGTTTGGCACCAAGTTAAAGTTCTGATGAATAAAACTTATTCCTATCTTCCGAGCATCTAAAGGATTTTTAGGTTTTATTTCCTTCCCTTCAAAATAAATTTTTCCTTCATCTTGAATGTAAAAGCCTGTAGGGGCAGGATGGGGATTAAGAATCTCCATAAGAGTAGTCTTCCCAGCTCCATTTTCTCCCACAAGAGCGAGAACTTCTCCTTTATAAACTTCAAGATCTACCCCACTTAGAGCCTTCACTCCAGGGAAAGACTTACTTATCTTCTCCATTCTAAGAAGGATTTCTTTCTTCACAGCCTAAAAGTGTGCGGAACTCCCCACTTATCCATTAATTTAAGATATTCTTTAATATTATTTTTACTAACAATATCTACTCCTGTATCAATTATGTAATCACCATTTTCGTTTCGCGGTAAAGAATCTAGGGTGGCCTGTAGACCCTTTTCGTTGATACTGTGAAGGATCTTTACAGCCTCATAACCCATCATATACTGTCGTTGAGCTACTGTAGCATCAATTAAACCCTCCTCTATCAAAAACAAATGCTCATCTGTAACATCAAAACAAACAATATGAACCTCTCCTTTTTTTCCTGCAGACCTTACAGCTTTAGCGGCAGATGGACCATTAAAAGCATAAACTCCAAAAAATCCATTTAAATGAGGATTGTTAAGTAAAATAGTCTCTGCTAGTTCTACAGCCTTAGAAGTTTCTTCATTATCGCAAAGAATAGGCTTTATTATCTCTATCTTGGGAAAGTTTTTGATTGCATCTTCAAAACCTTTCATTCTCTGTAAAGAGTTCATTGCTGTAAGCGAACCAGTTGCTATTGCAATCTTACCTTCGCCTTTAAGTATTTCTGCCATTTTTTCTCCTGCAAGTTTACCAGCAATATAATTGTCAGTCCCTATGTAACAAATTCTCTTTGAATTTGGGGCATCTGTATCTATCGTAAGAACAGGAACACCCTTTTCTATAGCAGAATTTATAGGAGATGTAAGAGCTTCAGGATCAGAAGGAGCAACCGCAACTCCGCTAAAGCCCATAGAAATCCAAGTCTCAAGAGTTTCTATCTGTTGAGGAATATCTTCTTTTTGGGGTGTAAAAAAAGTTATTTTTACTCCCAATTCTTTACCCGCATCTTCTGCTCCTTTTCTTACAACATCCCAATAAGGTCCTACACATTTCCCAATTACCCCATAACGAATTTCTTTTTTACGACAACCAAAAGTAAAAGCTAAAATCCCTAAAATAAAAAACAACCATTTTAATATTTTACTCATTTTATACCTCCTTTAGTTTTTCACGTAAAACATCAATAGTTACAGAGATTACAATTATAAAACCAAGAATCACTTGATGCCAGTAAGAAGAGACTTCAAGCAAAACCAAAGAATTCCAAACGGCCGTTAAAATTCCTGCCCCTATTAAGGCTCCAACTATAGTCCCAATTCCTCCAAATAAGCTTGTTCCTCCTATCACTGAAGCTGCAATAGCATACATCTCATAAGTAACACCTACATTCGGATTGCCTTGCTTTAATCTTGAAGTAAGCATTACGCCAACAACTCCAGATAAAACTGCAGAAAAAATATATGTGAATACCCTTATACTATCAACATCAATACCAGAAAGCCTTGCAGCCTCAATATTTCCCCCAACCGCATAGATGTGTCTTCCATAAATAGTCTTTGTCAAAATAAAAATAGAGATTGCAGAAACAACTAAAAGAATTAGAACAGGGAAGGGAATGAACCTAAATACAATTCCATCCCATATAAAAGAAAAAGAATTT
This portion of the candidate division WOR-3 bacterium genome encodes:
- a CDS encoding type II secretion system protein produces the protein MKKRGFTLIELMVVVVIIGILAAIAIPNFVRVVDRSREASVKSNMHTLQVAVEALAVDHDGNYPGTANTDDIEDELPLNYKNPYTGATLEDDGLNACISVGAQAGSPGMVGYEPEDANQAQATDFNGVYYEITGYGKNRLIDLTLRPGTNLPQGGGGGQP
- a CDS encoding prepilin-type N-terminal cleavage/methylation domain-containing protein; this encodes MRKIGFTLIELMIVIVIIGILVAIAVPNFVRVLNRAKEAEVESNMHITQLEVEFYAIGHSSVYPPTVDSIINNFPDYMKNPFNHSAPAVQDGREEDIEGVVEYETSEPYEHYKIRGLGRNAAPLPLILSEGLVK
- a CDS encoding MFS transporter — its product is MKKNKEKSFKDQLSIPTKLTYGLGTALDMWGFWLYPGVAFAVFNIYLGVEPWLIGLALTLIRIYDAILDPVIGWLSDNLRSPLGRRRPFILIAGILSGIGLPLLFAVSPNWAEIKFLGASAVFWYMAFSSLIYIPIISAFSVPYNSLGAELTPDYEERTNVMTYRSAMQKIFEVGNFYALRFTNLAWFLLPTGGKNTLKGIQVYTSILGTLMAIFAITIFFKVKERYYDKVVIKIKDRISIKSSFYETLKVQPFRMLMSFGGAFTLGTSMVGSLGYYTTIYYVCKGNTILGDNWNFWMGVAFMIGGFLGAPILNRIAHKIGKRNAVVIAAIIGIIGYGGSWYLYTPLVPWLQTIASGTMGMAASALWMLHGSIGADIIDYDELLTGKRREGSFTSCGSYILKLGNSLGYFISGLILNLAGFDASQRLQAPETILWIRRMLAGIPVIGLLFVIFFVLRITLTKEKCEEIRKLLEKRRGKV
- a CDS encoding glycosyl hydrolase 115 family protein, yielding MKLNKLKGIIFLLFISFCSKANLESNFSIFLEKEGKIFPLSSSKKTTPLLISSSDYPGVIKIAKIFQEDIERVTNRKPLLFVDTIPKARELIIIGTVGKNKFIDNLIKEKKIDISGIKGKWEAFLIQVLENPFPKIEKALFIIGSDKRGTIYGMFEISSKIGVSPWYWWADVPPKKKENLFISVNRYISGEPKVKYRGIFINDEEPALGEWVRENFGGFNSKFYEKVFELILRLKGNFLWPAMWGKAFYVDDTLNPKLANEYGVVIGTSHHEPMMRAHDEWRRFGSGRWDYRLNEEKLKEFWEEGIKRMNGYESLITIGMRGDGDEPMSEETEIALLEKIIKDQREIIQKVLGKPAYKVPQVWALYKEVQDYYDKGMKVPPDVTLLLCDDNWGNVRRLPKLDKSFHAGGYGMYYHFDFVGGPRSYKWINTNLIPRIWEQMHLCYEYGVRKIWIVNVGDIKQMELPTQFFLDYAWNPEALTIDKLPEYTKLWVKQQFGEAFAEEIAEILTKYTKYNSRRKPELLDSTTYSLIHFKEAERIVEEYNKMRDKALRIYENLQEEYKDAYYQLVLFPTIASANLNEMYVTLGKNYLYAKQGRASTNDLADKVKELFRKDTELTEYYHKKIANGKWNHIIGQPHIGYSSWKDPEKNIMPKIKVIKLPNTAEMGVAIEGSDNWWPEEKSEAILPEFDCYNQQKYYIEIFNRGKIPFDYKIICKEPWVIISEKKGKIEKEKRIWIEIDWERTPKGNHIIPINIKALKKEVKVKAIVKNPESPKIEEIEGFIESNGYVSIEAEHYTGAIEKDNIKWIVIPDLSRTLSGVTPFPVTAERQILGEDSPKLEYKMFLFNKGEVKVKVYFSPTQNFHNTEGLHYGISFDDESPQIINVHKNDTIPDWKYPPTWNEAVSNNIKISTSQHYIEHPGYHTLNFWMVDPGLVLQKIVVETKEIPPTYLGPPESFYRIKKGSSTGK
- the xylA gene encoding xylose isomerase; its protein translation is MGKYLSGIKKVKFEGKTSKDPLAFKFYNPDEVINGKKMKDHLRFSVAYWHSFRGTGTDPFGNGTIERPWEKFSDEIDRAKARVDAAFELFEILGVPFFCFHDRDIAPEGETLAETNKNLDIIVNHIKEHLKTSETRVLWVTANLFSNPRYMHGAATSPYADVFAYAAAQVKKALEIAKELNAENYVFWGGREGYETLLNTDMKLELDNLARFLHLACDYAEKIGFDGQFLIEPKPHEPTSHQYDFDVATVIGFLRSYDLFDKFKINIEANHATLARHTFHHELRMARINGVLGSIDANQGELLLGWDTDHFPTNVYWTTLAMYEVIKNGGLGRGGLNFDAKVRRGSFEVEDLIYAHISGMDSFAKAYKVADKLIKGGEIDNFIKERYSSYSTGIGKSIVEGKEDFESLERYILSKGEPKVQSGRQELLEIILNSYLFD
- a CDS encoding sugar ABC transporter ATP-binding protein, whose translation is MKKEILLRMEKISKSFPGVKALSGVDLEVYKGEVLALVGENGAGKTTLMEILNPHPAPTGFYIQDEGKIYFEGKEIKPKNPLDARKIGISFIHQNFNLVPNLSVYENMFLGRELRKMGFWGVVDKEEMRKLSNFYLNKLGVKISIDLPVSKLTVAQRQMLEIAKALSFQAKLIIMDEPTASLTENEIENLFRIVNKLKKEGVSFIFVTHKIEEVFKIADRVAVLRDGKMIGVLKIKEATPKKITKMMVGRELEEFPEKKREFGKEILKVKDLTKEGVLDRISFEVKEGEILGFYGLVGAGRTETMRAIFGLDKLDEGEIYVEGKKVQINSPKDAIKKGIILIPEDRQKEGFIPLMNIKENITLLVLREIFKQKIIREKKENAIVRYYINRLKINPPNPFSIVKGLSGGNQQKVIFAKGLASKPKLIILDEPTKGIDIGAKGEIHFLIYQLAGEGLGVIVVSSELPEVIKISDRIIVMAEGKIKKEFLKGEAREEEIVRSAVMG
- a CDS encoding sugar-binding protein codes for the protein MSKILKWLFFILGILAFTFGCRKKEIRYGVIGKCVGPYWDVVRKGAEDAGKELGVKITFFTPQKEDIPQQIETLETWISMGFSGVAVAPSDPEALTSPINSAIEKGVPVLTIDTDAPNSKRICYIGTDNYIAGKLAGEKMAEILKGEGKIAIATGSLTAMNSLQRMKGFEDAIKNFPKIEIIKPILCDNEETSKAVELAETILLNNPHLNGFFGVYAFNGPSAAKAVRSAGKKGEVHIVCFDVTDEHLFLIEEGLIDATVAQRQYMMGYEAVKILHSINEKGLQATLDSLPRNENGDYIIDTGVDIVSKNNIKEYLKLMDKWGVPHTFRL
- a CDS encoding ABC transporter permease, which gives rise to MNKIFKFREAGILFALIGIWVITAIFNPRFLSFYNLQVLSRQIAVFGLIAIGETFVILTGGIDLSPGSVIALTSVLAAFFINNGFGIFGATFITILIAFMIGLWHGLFITKLGIPPFIITLGTFAIGRGFATVLTKGWPIINIPNSFSFIWDGIVFRFIPFPVLILLVVSAISIFILTKTIYGRHIYAVGGNIEAARLSGIDVDSIRVFTYIFSAVLSGVVGVMLTSRLKQGNPNVGVTYEMYAIAASVIGGTSLFGGIGTIVGALIGAGILTAVWNSLVLLEVSSYWHQVILGFIIVISVTIDVLREKLKEV